GCCAGCCGCACCGACCTACGACCCCTAGGCGGATCGATGGTATCGTAGTCCACACCCAGCACGACGCTGGTATTGGAGACACCAATGatgcccgcctgctgcgtcGTGGCTCGGTCGACGTACTCAACAAATCCATGCGTAGGGTCTGGCCCCGCGAAAAAGTCGAACGATTCGAAGAAGTCATTCACATCGAAACAAACTCGGAGAGCATATGCatcggccgagctggaggcgaTAACCACGCCGAGCTTGAAGGCATAGAGTATTGCGGTACACATGGTGGCAAGCTTCACCTCTTCATCACTCTTGCGCCTGTCGCGTCTGCACTCTTGGGAGGCGCCAACCTCAGTGGCTTTAGCTACGAGGTCCTCGAGAACAAGATTGGCTCAGACATCTCCTTCTACAACGTCCAATTTTACAATGGCTTTGGTAGCATGTCGAACGTTCAAGACTATAAAACTATTGCTGCAAAGGTGGATCACTCCAAGGTTGTCGCTGGCCTTCTAACGTCCCAAACTAAAGGAACGGGATGGCTCCCCTTCGCCGAGATGAGCCGCACCATACACTCTCTGCGAGACGAATACGTCAGATTTGGTGGTGTCGCTGGATGGGAATACTCTGATAGCCAGCCAGGAGGGCAAGCACGGCCTTGGGAGTGGGTGCAGTCCATGACGACACTGTTGCGCCCGCACGGCGTTGGCATGGTATAGGCGGAACGTTCACACTGGCGGGTGTAACAGTGGTTTGATGAATTGTATTTCGATTCAGAACGACGGCTTCAAGAGTATGCGATACATGACAAACTCCTCTCCATCAATATATACAAGAGAACCAGGGGAGGAAAGCATGCCCTGGACAGGGCCCTTGCTTGCGCGCTGTGATACTGCTCATGCTCTGCCTCCAACTCCATAGTCTCAAGCTCATCTAGACGCACAAGGCTTGATGGCTTGCGTTTCGGCTGTATCACACCTGCCGACATGGTTCGCTTTGGCATTGGTCTCGCGCATCGAGCCTTCCCCGCTGAAGCCTCAGCCCGGAGTAAAGAATATATCGCCGCTTGGTAGTCCTGTCTAGGTTGGCGGTCTagcatcgaggccggcgccaaaGGTCGTAAATTCGGTCGTGCGCGTCTGGGCAGTGGAGCAGGGGGGGAAGGACGCACTGTATGAGGACGCCATGCTGGAGACGCCGCGTTCGGAGGGGTAAATGGCCCTGGAACATGACTTGGCTGCGAGAGTGGCGGCATACGATGTTGATGGAGCGATTTTGGCGGAGAAAGAGGTAATGGCGCTGAGAATAAGCCCTGCGAGCGGCCTCTTACGGGTTCTCGGTCATGTAGATGTGCTTGGTAAACTGATTAGGGCGAGGCTGAAAACTCTGCCCAACTCGACGGGTGCACGGCCGGAGAGCATATTGGGTCAATTGGCCACGCAAGAGCCGGCGTCTTCGGGATTGTATTATACGATTTCGGTGGACCGTCTGCATGGTTCGGGAAGGAAGACTTTTGGGCGTGAGCTACTTGAGAGGATATGTCAGCTTGTAGTAAAGCGGCAGACTGTCGTACTGGGTACGCTGGACCTTGTGTCTCCAATGCTTTCAGCGGCTTGAATGGTTGCCAATGGCTGTGGGCTGGTGGTGATCCTGCCTGGCTCAGTAGCTCTGGACCGGGTGTCTGTAGATCGCATATCAGCCGTGAAGATTtggccgctggtggtgctggagAACGGCCTGGAGGGGGTGCCTCCTGCGTTGACGCAATAGCCACAGGTCGTCATGTCCTTGGCCCAAGCGGAAGGGTCACTGGCGGTGCCGTATCCGAGGACGACGGACACACTGGCCAGTGCGGAGAGGACATTTCTGGCCCTCTGGTGCTTGTAGTGGTACCATGCGGACAGCAGAGGGAGCCAGGCGAATGCACCGGATCCTCTACTGTCTCAGCAGGAACATCGCCCACTACGGGCTGTTGCAGGGCGTCAGGCCCGAACCTCGTGGTGCAACCGCGATGCTGGCGCATTCCACTATAACGCAGCCGTCGCGGCTCACTGTTCCCACTCGGATCTGTGCTTGTAGCACCGCCTCAAGCTCGTTCGCGCATCGATCCATGTTGGGTTCGCCCTTGTCCGTCTGATATTGCCGGACCCGACAGTACTCCTTCAACTCTCTTCGATTGAGAAACGCCAAATGGGCTCGAACACTATCGCCTTCGAGGATAACCACGAGTGTCCGGGTTTGTCCGGGAAGTTGCCGTTCACAtagcggccatggcgggtTTCAGGTACCTGTTTGCGGCGGAAGAAATCATTCTTCCACAGCATTCCGTATACCGCATGGCGGTCTTGGGGATTCGGTTCGCTGGACAACCTCTAATAACCCAACAAAACTCTTGTCGGACGCGTCCCGGAGAGATGAGCATTTAACAAGTCGGAGTTTGGCTCAGCTGGAAGCATGTTGCTTCGTGGGTTAgaggccgccatctccaGGAAGTGCATATACATCAGAACCGTGTGAAGCAGCTTGGTTTCGCAGGGCATCGATAGAGCGAAGAGGGTGGATGCGCGGGTTCTGGGGTTCACCATGACCGAGAACGAGGGCATCGGGGGAAGGTGCAGCGCATGGTtctgcgcggcgggccgccccAAATTACAGCGCCTTGAAGCTCACAGCACCGCGTACCACAGCACCACAGCACCACAGCACTTGCTGGCAGTCTAGCAACGTCCTCGTACAGCCGTCGCACACACGCCGTGTTCAAATTCAGCGCTTTCTTACCCTTGACAAACATGTCCAAGACAGCAGGTATCTGTGACGCACAATCTTGCGTCCGTATTCGCTGACTGTGGCAGCAGTCCCCAGGCAAACTTACACCACTCGCGAAGGCATAGCCCGGTGCGCCCTGGAGGATGCCAAATATCACGAACCGGGAGCATTGCGATTCCATTCGGCGTCGTTCTGGATGAGTATCGCGGGCGAGCATGGAGAGCATTGTTCCTTCACGCCagaggagatggagagaaTTACGCTCGGCAAACAACTCGAGGATATGACACTTCGCGCGCGCAACGACCTTAGCGAGATCCAGATGGCCGAAGCTCTGAGCTTCTGGAAGACATATAAAGCCAAGTTGGGTTGTCTCGAGCCGCGATTCAcgaagctggagaaggaaAGGATGGAGATTTCCAACACCTCAAAGACACCATGACAGATGGTCGGTAGACGAGGGACGCTGTGCTCCGTCGAAGAGTTTGTAGGCTCCCTGGCGTTTGCCAGAGGTGATAGCCGCAAGTAGATAGATCGCAGTAATATACATTGATATCAAATCGTCTCTCAATCTGTGCTCTTGGCCTGACAGCTAGCCCACCAACGTGCGCTACAACTGGCATGTGCAACTGAGCGGCCCCTCAAATCACTATCAACACCGCCAGAACCCGAACACAGCTGACATGCAACGCTGCTCTCCTGCCGTCAATTTAAACCTTTGCCGAAGATATTTGTTGGAGACGCGGTTCCGTGACGGACCCGCCAGTCTCGGCACGCTGTTAAGGTGTCGCCGACCTTGTATGCAGCGTCGTGTCCTTCGAGAACGAAGGAGCATACTCTGCGACGGGCCTatggagcagcaggcgccaCTGCCTTGTGGAACTAAATGTCTGGGGGAGCGCTACTCGACCCTAAGACTGTCGCAACCCAGCCACTTGACACCGTCGAATAGAAAGCCTGGATTACTCTTGCACGAAAAGCAACGGCTCATTCGTCCATGTACGCTGTGTTGGTCGGTCACTTCTGGTCGGAGGGCGTGGGCTCGCTGAGGGGCGTGGATCAGCTGCCTCGAGGGGTGGGTTACGGACGGGGTGCAAATGAGTAGTTGAGTGTGAGAACCAACAGTCTGGAGCCAACAGCCTAGAGCCAGCGGAAGGGTCTAGGAGCGCATGCCCACATCTTCTGTCCTTGGGGTCTACGTCGAGCTCATGAAACTCTGGTGCTCATCATCAGGCGTGCTGTCGTATCCCTGCCTCGGTGCTGTGTACTACTTGCGTTAGGTGGCGACTTGCCATACCTGCAGTAAGACTTACGCTGGGTAGCATGCTGTTGCAATATCTTCAAGCACAAGATGCACTGCACACTCTGGGAAGGAACTCTCGTGCCCacgccagcccgcccagccaaCATCCATCATGGTTCGGATAGGCAACAAAGCCCACACGAACAGAGGGCGTAGCGTTGGTATCTGGTCAATGTGAGAGCGCTCTTGAATGGGTTGTTTGAAGGTCACCGCGTATTAGTTCCTCCAGCAACTGTAGGCACCAGGGGCACACCCTTTTTTTGCGAGACTGGCAGCACCGCTCCCTCATATTTTAGTTCTATCTATCTGGTATAGGTACAGGCTCTTTCTTTTGCGAGCTGATAGTATCGCGACAACAGATCCGTAGACGATAATTGGGGCTGGTCGGAGTACTGGAAATGCGATGCCAAAGCTTGTCCTTGGACAACCACGGCCGTGAGGAAATTCCCATTAGCTCCTGACAGTTCGTTCGTCGTGGGAAAGACACTTACGCCGTCTAAGCGCCTTGGGCAGATCAACAACTATCATGTCCTCGTCTCCTCTGTTCTTGGGCCAGCTTCCCACGTCCGTATCGAGGATGTCATCCGAGTAGACACATATGAAGTTGATCCGAATGCgctctccatccatcctccaCGGCTTGTCAAAGGTGTAAAGGTGTAGCTTGTCTTCTTCAATGTTTTCCAGCAACGAGTAGTGCATCTGGGCGGCGATAGCCCAGTTCTGATAGCTTTCTCCCCAAACTTCGTATTTGATATGGGCAGCGGGTGTTTGACTCAGCATCTGATCTTCCTAGACCCTAAGCCACCTGTGATTCTGAAAAGGTGGATCGTTGTGCAGTGGCCAGACGAAGTCGCTTGGGCCATTCCAGAAGGGATATTGAGAAGGTTTCCAGGACTCTGGGTGCGTATCGTCATTGCCCAGGTCCGGAAAATATGGATGCATGGCCCCAAAGTGATAGTGTAAAAAACCCATCGGTGGGTTATTTATGACATTCGCAGAGACGACCAATTCGTTCGGATTCAGAACCTTTCGCATGACGAGTTGGGGGATGGCATTGTCATGAACCCACACCTGTTGCGTGCACTGAATGAGCATCATTGGGCCGGTCGCGGAGAGTGCCGGGGTTCGACTTACGATGTCATCGTCAATTTTGACGTAGTATTTCCCACGTTCAAGGTGCTGCCAAGCCTTGTAGTATGTATAGACCCATAGCTTCTCGCCCGGTATAACAAGTTTCTTGTGACGCAAGGGGTTTGAAGCAATgatctcgtcgaggaggcggagatcatcttcatcatcggtATTGGCTACCCACAAGACTTCGTCAAGCCAACCACCGTAATCAACTAAATTTCGCTACACGATATGAGTGCACGTTCATAACTGTCGGAGTTGGTGTCGTGACTGACGTCTATGTAGCAGCGCAGACACATAACTTTGTCCCTGTGCCCAAAGAAGATCAGGCCGCTGACTTTGATGTTGGTAGGCTTGACAAATGCTGTCTGGTCCATGGCAAATTTTCGAGGTTGGCTTCCAGCCAAGATCAAGGTCGAATAAAGCCACGAAGCACCAAAAGACAAAGAATGCCGAACACCATGTACTGTCTCCGGCCATGGCATATGCTGAGGCCAGGCATCCCGACCGTAGAGGTATCGATGGTAGAGCTTTGGGGAAGGCGGGTGCGTGATAATTCGACGGTCGACAGGCAGAGGTTAAGACAGAAAGTGATGCAGTGTAGAAGCATGAATTGATGTACTAGAGACCATACAATACTTTAAATTTATAGAACACCTCAGCCTCGCCGTGCTTCCCCTCACTGGCCCGTGCAAGGTTTTCCATAGTTGTGAGCGTGTCGGgatgctcgtcgccgaaTACCTCTCGGCATAGCGCTAATGTCTCACGATATATCGACTCGGAATCCTTATGTTTGCCCTTCTTGAAGAGCACAGCTGCAAGGTTGTTCATGCTCATGAGCACATCAGGATGCTTGTTGCCGAGTACCTCTCGGTATAGCGCAAGCGCCACGCGATTCGTCGCCTCGGCTTCCTCGTACTTTCGCTGACTTGAAAGTATACCGGCAAGATTATTCATGCTCGTGAGCATGTTTGGATGCTTGTCGCCAAGTACCTCTCGACGTAGTGCTAGCATCTCGCGATATAttgcctctgcctcctcgTGCTCTCCTTGACTGAGAAGCACGACTGCAAGGTTGCTTATACTGGTGAGTATATTTGGATgatcgtcgccgagcacTTCTAGACGTAGAGCATGTGTCTCGCGATATAtcgtctcggcctcgtcgaatCTTCCCTGCTTGAGAAGCACAACTGCGACGTTGTTCGTACTTGAGAGCGTATCGGGATCATCTTCGCCAAGCTCCTCTCGACGAAGCGCCAGCGTCTTGCGATTCGTTacctcggcctcttcgtaCTTCCCCTGATCGGCAAGCACAACTGCGAGCTTGTTCATGCTCGTGAGCGTATCGGGGTGCTTGTCGCCGAGCACCTCTTGATGTCGAGTGAGTATTTCGCGAAATATtgtctcggcctcgtcgtaTCTCCCCTGGTCAAGAAGCACAACCGCTAGGTTTCCCATACTTATAAGCGTGTAGGGATTTTCTTCGCCAAGCACCTCTCGACGAAGCGCTAGCGTCTTGCGATTCATTacctcggcctcttcgtaCTTGTTCTGATCGGAAAGCACAAGAGCGAGCATGTTCATGCTCATGAGCGCATCGGGATGCTTGTCGCCGAGCACCTCTTGATGTCGAGTGAGTATTTCGCGAAATATtgtctcggcctcgtcgtaTCTCCCCTGGTCGAGAAGCATAGCCGCGAGGCTTTCCATACTTATAATCGTATCGGGGTTTTCTTCGCCAAGCACCTCTCGACgaagcgccagcgccttgcGATTTATtgcctcggcctcttcaTACTTCCCCTGGCCGGCAAGCGTAAGTGCGAGCTTGTTCATGCTAGTGAGCGTATCGGGGTCCCTGTCGCCGAACGCGAATCGATGTACTGCTAACGTCTCGCGGTCCATTACCTCATCCTCGTGTCTCTGATAAGCAAGCATGGCTGCAAAATGGCTCATACACATGAACGTGTtcgatttttttttttcaccAATCCGCTGTTAAGACGCTTTGATCCAGCTGGGACGATAGGTCGTAGCACCTTTGGAAGGGAGAATTTTTACAGGTGAGAGTTCAAGAATGCACAATGTGCGCTCGCGACCAACATCTAGCAGAGCGCAGCCAACACTCTCGATGTGATGAGTCACAGCAACGGACTTATGGGGATTGTCATCCTGTACACCCATGGCGACCGAATTCATAGAGTCGCCCCCCTTCTTTTTGGCGCAGAAGTGTTGCTCTGTCTTATACCACGCCCCTTGACAATTGCCCGGACGCACCCCAATCCATTCGGCTAcgatggcgggcgtcgcccaCCGTCGCTACTGCATTACCCTTCCTACCAGGACCGGAAAGCAGGTCGCTGACGCCGAGTAGGACACATACGGTTCGTGCCTAGGAACACAACATGGTGTCACCGGGAAGAACATGTCTTCCATGAGCATTGTCACTGGTGACTGGGCGCAGAAATAGCATCCAATTCATTACCGTTGTGCTGTCAAAGAACTAAAATACACAACGAGCAAGCTGCAAGCGTCTGTGCTTCTGCATTCTTGGGATCGCTCCACGCAGTGCCGCCAGGGACCGAAACAATAGCAACAAGTTGTACGGAAATGACTGACAGGGAAACAGGGAAAACAGACAGCAGACAAGGAGAACCCAGTAGTACTGTAGCAAGCAAGAGAAGCCTGGACAAGGCAGAATGTCGAATGAACATCGATAGGCAGACTTGGGCAAGTCGTTCTCCTCAAGCTTATCGTGGGGTGCTAGCGCTGCATCCATTCAATTGCCGTTCCATATCGACAAGCCTGCCTTCAAGAGTATTCACCTTCTGGTGTAGTTGCTGTAAGTCCTCCGTTATCGAGAGCTGTGTTTGCTTTGGCTTTTGGGAACCCATCACTTGCTGGTATACCATAGCACCACTTTGTACTGCGCCCGGAGGTGGTAGATATGATGATGGCGGGTTATACAATGTTCCACTGTCTAGCGCCATAGGCGTAGCCTCGTGCTGTGATACGCTCCACTCAGGGTCGGTCGTAGATTGCCCCGAGCTTCCTAAGACGTCGGAGGGGGAACCagcctcggcgtcggacCCATATGAGACTTTCTGGCCAAGATTGAACTTAGTGAGGTCTTGATCGTAACGTGGAACTTGATCTGCGAGATTGGGGCCGAAGGCATGAACTTGGTTGTCTGTTGAGGCCTCATGAGCCTGATTGCTTGGGTCATGTATATAGTCCTCGAATGAGAAGTCCTGATCGGTCCCTTTCTCATTCTGCGTTATGGCGCCTTCATTTTGTGGGTGCTTGGAGTCATCCGGCGGCAGATGTGTCGGCGACCCGGCACCGACTACCGCCGGAGCAGAACCGGCGAAGATTCGAGAGCTAACACTTTCAGCGGCGACTCTCCGATTCGCAATCGGCGGTTGAGCCCTTGAATGATGCTCTGATGGTGgtcgtgtcgtcgttggctgTGGAGCGTAGAAAGGGTTTGTTCCACTTATCCCGGGCGGTGGTGTTTGTGCACCTATTCCCGCCAGGTGAGCGCCATTCTGGTATTGAGTTCGAGCCGCCCGAGAAGTTGATCTCTGTGGCGGCCTGGCTTGTGCCATTGGGGGGGCCATGCCGTTTTGTCCAGGAGCTGGTACAATATGACGAGATCCCTTGTGTCGAGAGCCATGAGGAGAAGGCATCTTCAACAGTAGATGAAACGAAGGGTGCTGGGAGAGTGGTGAGGATCGAGGCGAATGCACCGACGAGAGTGGTATTTATAGAGAGAGTGGGAGAAAGGGAGGGTGGTCCAGATCCGTCTCTTAGAAAGTGATCAAGCCCGACCTGCAGGATTGAACCGCTCTGGATAGAAGTGCACCATGATGAACGGGAGAAGAGACAAGGACCGGCCGTACAGTGTGAATTCGCCGACCCGACTGTACGTGGTAGCGTCCACTTACGTGAATTTTAACTGCGCGTTGGTGTACAAGCCGCAGCAGTCGCCGTGACTGTGACGGTCACCGTCTCGCTTGCGTGGCCGGGAGGGCGCGATTCGGTCACTACGGTGGATTTGAAGGTTGATTCCGAGTTTgtccacgccggcgacgtaCTGCTGCCAACGGGAGCCGTCACTGTAGGAGCTGGTGAAGCTGCAGAGGTGGGCATCTGTCGAGCATCGTTCTGCGTGGTTGCCTGGGATGTGATACCTGCCTGGGGCACGgttccgccgccggtgcctACCGCTAGCGTAGACGACTGGCTATCTGCCGTCTGGACCCCAGTTCCAGCCGGTTGCGAGCCGGTGGTGCTTGATGTTGGGCTGATTAACGACGTGCTGCTAGGGGTTGTCAGCGCTGTGGTGGCGTCCGTACCGCCCTCAAGCACGCCGCTAGTGGGCTTGCCGCCTGCCGTTGCCCTCGTTGCCGTCGAAAACGTCGTCGGTCCTGTTGTAGCATCGACTGCACAGCGAGCCACGCCGACTTGGTGGATTGCAGTGGAGTCCAAGTTTCCCAACCCGTTGGTGAGGTTCACATGAACACAAGACCATGCGTTGTCGCCTGCGCAGTCCCTGCCAAGCCATGTCAGCAAACTCAAGTGGGCGGGCGATGGTTACATTACCAGGTGACGTAAGCATCACCGTTGGGAACTCCCTGTGGAACTGCTATCTCCAAGATCTCTGAGCCAACGCAACCCATCGGTGCGAATGACCATGACAACGAGAGAAAGGTCGTATCACCAAACCGGAGAACGGCTTCACATCGTTCAGAGAGTGGATTGTAGACCCGCGCGGACACACGGCTTCCTGCTGTCACCGGTAGCACAGGATCCCAGGTGCAGATGCTCGGCGGGCTTCTGACGGCGTACGCATAGGTAAGCGCGTTTGCGAGGAGGACCGCACGCCCGAgcatgttttttttttctgcgGGTAGAGTCGCCTGGGGACATTATGAGAGATAGAAAGGGAGAAATCGCGGCACACGTTTATATGTAGCAAGGCGCATCTCGGGACCTTGTCTATACGCATCCAAAGTCTGAAAGCCGCTTACCGGATTTCCACACCCTTTTTTTGGCACGGCGCTTGCAACCGGCGCGAATAAATATATAATGCAGCGATTCAGCGCCAAAGACGAGCTCGTTTGCTCTTTCCAACGGTAACAAGGAACTCCTACATGACGAATAGCTGTGGCGATGGCTCACAACTATACTTCCGCCGAAGATTGGCTGAACCTCTTCGATAACACTTCTGCCGAACTAGACGGCATCTCAGCCTTTACCAACCTGTCGAGTGTTCCCCAGCATCCCTCTGCCCTTCGCAACCCCACACAGCCGTCCCACTCTGGCACCCCCGTCTCATCAACTGTGGCCCCCCGCCAACAAACGCCGCTTACACTGGATCCTCAGCCGAATTTGAGTCTCGTTCAAGAACCGGAAGTCAAGTCCGAGTTGTAAGTTCGCGATGATTCTCACATGGCAGGCTCTGACATCGATCAGGCGCGGAATCGGAGACAGACTGATCGTCATTGAAGCCCAGCTGAAGTGGATCTACGACAACCAGCAAGAGATCGTTAAGAGACTTTCCAGCATGGAAAGTATCGTGAACGGCATCGCTGAAAGCCTGGGCACCAACTCTTGGGAGTCAAGCCCCCCCGACAATGACATGACCAGCCAGACATCGTCAGAATACAGCGAGCCGAAGACCGAGGCCACCAGCGACGATGACATAGAAATCTTCAATTTCGAGGTCTGGGGAGGGGATGATTGGGACAAATATCTATAA
Above is a genomic segment from Purpureocillium takamizusanense chromosome 2, complete sequence containing:
- a CDS encoding uncharacterized protein (EggNog:ENOG503PBTG~COG:G), which gives rise to MRRVWPREKVERFEEVIHIETNSESICIGRAGGDNHAELEGIEYCGTHGGKLHLFITLAPVASALLGGANLSGFSYEVLENKIGSDISFYNVQFYNGFGSMSNVQDYKTIAAKVDHSKVVAGLLTSQTKGTGWLPFAEMSRTIHSLRDEYVRFGGVAGWEYSDSQPGGQARPWEWVQSMTTLLRPHGVGMV
- a CDS encoding uncharacterized protein (COG:S~EggNog:ENOG503P2FQ), yielding MHYSLLENIEEDKLHLYTFDKPWRMDGERIRINFICVYSDDILDTDVGSWPKNRGDEDMIVVDLPKALRRRKCLSHDERTVRS
- a CDS encoding uncharacterized protein (COG:S~EggNog:ENOG503P2FQ) — protein: MDQTAFVKPTNIKVSGLIFFGHRDKVMCLRCYIDRNLVDYGGWLDEVLWVANTDDEDDLRLLDEIIASNPLRHKKLVIPGEKLWVYTYYKAWQHLERGKYYVKIDDDIVWVHDNAIPQLVMRKVLNPNELVVSANVINNPPMGFLHYHFGAMHPYFPDLGNDDTHPESWKPSQYPFWNGPSDFVWPLHNDPPFQNHRWLRV